CTCGGTCTCTTACATTCCTACATGCCGATCAACAAAACTTCCTTCTTGCCCGGCTGGAGGCAAGCAATGGTAAAACACATTCCTTTGTTTATATAGAGAAGCCGTTGTCTCTATGCttatttaaccctcaagcacccgacctttttttgcgactaaaatgaccgagtggggtccaaacggaccccaaaatgttttgttcataaaatctcagtaccatttcttatccgcgatcattgtatatacattgctttgtcaatgtaagaggaagattttgagatgttaaggtgttgctaattccaactcattatcacaatttatgcaaaagttcagaaggaccacgttttgcactaaacctattccgaccagataggggaattttgaggccctcagtaacatttatgtcgcataactcatgaacggctagagctaaagctacgaaacttggtaatttgtcacaaaatattgtttgcaaaagtttttggtcaataaagtaagtttatcattttttttgggttgccatggcaaccatattctaacaggcatatttttgccaaaatttgacaatttcaatttaaacaaggttttcttggtaaactacacctgttttctgacaacaattaaattttatgaaattcaatgtaattttcatgacttaaaatttataatttatgctaatttcctgacgtcattggtcaaaatccaagatggctgccctgattaggcaaatgacgtcataatgtcgtcacattacattttgatgacacagaaatttttgtgatgatttaggtttacattcttattattgtctgaaagtttgatAGTCATACTGtgagtggttaaggagttagcctccaaagtttgctttaaaaactgcaaatttttgctggggtccgtttggaccccagagggactgaacacaaactttctttataattttcacattattgtactaatctttgcgaaaacttaggagaaggtaaaggacatattgactgacaaattcacggaaggattttttcttcagattaaaaatgttcaaatggcacttcaaaatgtacgcctggggtccaaatggaccccactcgggtgtttgagggttaacatcTGATATGGGGTTACCTTGAAATTGTTTCCCTACGATCTTCAAAAAGAGGTACAAATTTATGGATGCACTTTATGGATGCTACATAACTATCTAATTCTTTACaggtttttaaaaagttcttATGGCTATTTTCACCTTAAATGCATCCACGCGCCTTCtttttaagtatataaagctcAAATGGCCGAAAATGTAAAATTCTATACGGCGTCTAGTAGCTTCAAACTGTCTGCCATGTACAAGTAATCTGGTTTGATACCAAAGGGTCAACAAGAGTGTGGCAAAATCCAAAATATTGCATCATATTgtagtacatgcacatgtagaaTGCAATAGTAGTGCCTATTGCACTTGGTGAATAAAAGGTCTGTGTGCTCATGGTGTGTTTAATGTGTATGATTTAGAAAGAAAAGGATTTTGATGATAATGGTAATATGTTCTTCCTTATGTATTCCATGTGTTCCACAGATGTTACCCTTGGTGTTATGGCATACACCTCTGCCTACACAAGAGACCAGTTTACTGTTCCTGCCATCCAGCTTTTCGTTTTCACCGCTCTATCAATTATGTCCGCCGGCATACAGTTTGGCACGCTGGCAAATTTTACGTGAAAAATGAGGCTTTCCTAATAATTTGTTAAAGACCGCAAATTAAACACCCAAATTTTGCGGAAATCATTGTCATGTTTGTATGATAAATGCTGGAGAGATTCAAGTTGTTTGTTTAACTGAACTAGTAGGTAAGCTAAACGATTGACTAGCCTGGGCTTTATCATCATGATCAAACATGCCAAGTGCTTTCTTTATGATCATTAGTCAACAAAGGTTTGTATAGAATACAGATGCTTATATACTACAATTATATGAGAAGTCAACAAGACTGTGTGTATCAGTTTGCATATATTTTGGCATATATTTTGGTAAACACTTTGACAAATAGCCCGACTTCGAAATAAGGAGTTTAAGGGTCTATTGTTTAGGCAAGGCAGAGAATACATTGACGTGTTGACCTGCAAGTAATTTGAATGACTTTTTGGAAATGTATGAAGAAGCAGATAAACCAGCTATAGGCCCGCAAATGTACATTCTGTCAAAATAAGGTAAACTCCATTCACAATACTGTATATTACATGATTGTGGCATTTATTTCTGTTTGCTTTATTTTTCATCAGAAGGAGTCTAATGGAGGACTGTACGTTTGTATTTTGTTGGAAGCAGTAGTATGCTGTGAAACAGTCATAAAGTATCAACAACAGTTACTAGCAAATTTATTCAGCGTGTGGTACAAGGTACATGGTGATAGCACTAGTGCCCAGTGAAGTTTGTATCAAAACTTGGAGGCAGTTCAATAAATGAGATACTAGTATCTCCTATTTTTTCTATGTTTCAGTACTAATGTTTAGTATTCTTACATTACCATTTACTTTATATTTAGTCGCATTTTAGCTGAAGCTAATTGAAATCAGGTAGCATATAAGTAGCATGTTAAGTTCTTAAATACTTAAAGTACGCaacaaaatattaaaatgtGAGAAATAGACATTGCTCTGGTGTCATTATAGATGGACTATATATCCGAGTGAGATATCACAGAAAAACAACTTGGACCTCTACAGGTAAATGTTTCAGAATACTTTGAAGCGGAAATGTATTGGCAAACAATTGATCACGTATTTAAAGATAAAATCATTGTACAGTTGTACAGTTTAATCTATCTGACTGAAACGCGTGGACAACAGTTTAATCTAGCTTTAAGTATACTGCTGCCTGTATGTTTAACCTCCATCAACACAATCTTTAGTGTGCCTTATTTTGAAGAGACGACTCTAGAATTGGAGACTGACAAACAACAGCGTGCATAGAGTTTGGATATGCCTACTTCACTACAGTCTAATCAATACCTGAATTTAGTAAAAAGCCTTTCTAGTTAAAGGTTACAAAAGTTGACCTTATAAATGATGGGACATTCATTAATGATTGCTGTTATTTCTGATTtacctttcttcttcttgtttctttttacgATGTCTGGTTAGGGTTTCTTACGTGTGCAGCCATATGCAGTTATCAATTTCCAATGTTGCGTTTTACGGTTATAGTCGTTACTAAAATTCCCTGCAATATGTtgagtttcaaactacaatggTCCAGAATCCTGAATCTGTCCATCTGGCGATGTGCCCGGCTTGTCTTGCCCCTGCCCTTGCCCCGCCCGTTTCCGAGCCGGTCCGCTCCCTGATTGGCCGTGTCTCAGGATGGACCCAAACCGAGGCAGAGAGACTGCAGTGGCCGTTGTGGACACCTCTCCAATCAGGTTGACAAGATCACCGACCGTCACGTCTTGAGGGCTGACATCTTCATCCTCATCTTCCTTCAGAAGAATGTCCTTTTTACCATCAAGGGATGTTTTGTCTCCTGAGATGACGCCATCCAGCATGGCCTCCTTGCTTGCCTTAGCCTGTTCGTCCTCCATCGCGTGTTTCAGGCATCTGATTTCCGACAGGCGGTAGTACGACTTGACTTCGGTGACGTTACTAGCCAGGTACACCGACAGGAGGTTGATATCGCTGAACCAGCTTTGGGGAACCAATGCGTCCTTTTCTACACACACGAAAGGGAGCATTCTGAAAATCTTGACGTTGTCCCTTTTCTTGCCCACatatttgatgatgatgtagacGAAGATGAGCAGAGCGATGAGGACGTAGAAGGCGATGTTGATGACGCAGGCGATCCGGAACATGGCCACCCCGGGCAGTTTGCAGTTGACGGCGTCCGGAATGCCCTCCATGACCAGCAGCTCTCCGGAACGGATGTTGCAGGAAAACTCGTCCGGAAGGTTCTCGAAGTAGAAGTACAACAGATAAGCTGAAATCGATACAAGATTTAAGAGACATGAGAAAACACGAACAGCCTTTTTAAAGCAAGTCGGATCTTGTGCATTCCTGACATCATGCACAATTTGGCCACTGTCCAACTACCGCATGCATACATATCGTTTTGGAGATGTGTCAAAACCTCCAAAATATCAATAGTGATCTTTCCAGCTTTTAATGTTAGCAGTGACATGTTATAATTAGATCTGGCTGCCAGTAGATCTGGCTACATTCGTTGATTTCTTGTTGTATCCAtccaaagggggggggggggggtctaagATAGTTCCATTGACGTTTTGATACCATAGGGGCGGGGTTAACCAGTTGTTATTCACTGACTTCTAAGGTACAGTTTTGGAAGGCGGATCCCATTTCTTTCCCTTTCGCCaccttttacctctccaaccgAAGCCAGATTTTTACACCCACACGGAACAaggaagtcgtgtaaagtgtttTGTTCAAGTACGTCTTTTGTCAGGAACCTCGGGAATGGAAACTATGACCTCTCAATTTCACGACTGATAGCCTAGCTTTTCAGCCATTGGAAACAATAAAGAGTGTACTTAAAATTattcaacaaaaaaagaacTCACTGATGGTGCAGGCGATCCCCAGCAGGACCAGGACCTGCCTGATGAGGTACAGCCTGATGAGCTGGTTTTTCTTGACCTTACACAGGAGGTAGTTCTCAAACAGCAGGAAGGCGTACGGCTTCTCAGTCTTCACCTGGGGAGCAACAATGGGTGGCAACGTCAGTTAAAGGGGAAATTATGGCTAGGTATGTGACAAAGGGAATTATTGTAGAGAATGcaatttttgcaacaaattgcATTCCCATCGATTGTTACAAATTGAAGCACAGTATGGATTGATCACGTCAATGGAAAATTGAATTGTCCAAAAGCATAATCCAATCTCTGAAGTGGGAAGGTAAGGTTTGCCCCACCTTCGCCATCTCGGAGTCGAACTCCGTCCGTGTCATGGTCAGGTCGCCTGGGTCCCGTTTGCCCAGGATCTCACACACCAGCTGGACAGCTCGGCTGAACGTGTTGTCAAACTCTGTCAGGATCACGCTCATCTCAGCCTGGTGGCGACGGGAGGAGGTAGATTAATGAACTgtcttatatatatatccatGTACAGTGCAaaaacgtcgatgaaggttagacatccagatacgcccaaaagtagttacttaggcaaaatcatatccagctgctt
The window above is part of the Branchiostoma floridae strain S238N-H82 chromosome 14, Bfl_VNyyK, whole genome shotgun sequence genome. Proteins encoded here:
- the LOC118430338 gene encoding pannexin-3-like isoform X1 gives rise to the protein MAFAINAVDAILSDSLAAPGKRKPSIEGHNIDTELPFDKMVKCVTVGVPLFLMSLYFAKEFATEDSVIACFPPQDFGSAHGKYLNVYCWTELKFSRIASGWANTTDGERVITQPMSLFQHKIFPYILLCIGAIMYLPVVFWNVTAVPTLQAEMSVILTEFDNTFSRAVQLVCEILGKRDPGDLTMTRTEFDSEMAKVKTEKPYAFLLFENYLLCKVKKNQLIRLYLIRQVLVLLGIACTITYLLYFYFENLPDEFSCNIRSGELLVMEGIPDAVNCKLPGVAMFRIACVINIAFYVLIALLIFVYIIIKYVGKKRDNVKIFRMLPFVCVEKDALVPQSWFSDINLLSVYLASNVTEVKSYYRLSEIRCLKHAMEDEQAKASKEAMLDGVISGDKTSLDGKKDILLKEDEDEDVSPQDVTVGDLVNLIGEVSTTATAVSLPRFGSILRHGQSGSGPARKRAGQGQGQDKPGTSPDGQIQDSGPL
- the LOC118430338 gene encoding pannexin-3-like isoform X2; the protein is MAFAINAVDAILSDSLAAPGKRKPSIEGHNIDTELPFDKMVKCVTVGVPLFLMSLYFAKEFATASSNHISCFPPLHFGWAQSAVISAYCWGELRDANVVVGTDGERVITQPMSLFQHKIFPYILLCIGAIMYLPVVFWNVTAVPTLQAEMSVILTEFDNTFSRAVQLVCEILGKRDPGDLTMTRTEFDSEMAKVKTEKPYAFLLFENYLLCKVKKNQLIRLYLIRQVLVLLGIACTITYLLYFYFENLPDEFSCNIRSGELLVMEGIPDAVNCKLPGVAMFRIACVINIAFYVLIALLIFVYIIIKYVGKKRDNVKIFRMLPFVCVEKDALVPQSWFSDINLLSVYLASNVTEVKSYYRLSEIRCLKHAMEDEQAKASKEAMLDGVISGDKTSLDGKKDILLKEDEDEDVSPQDVTVGDLVNLIGEVSTTATAVSLPRFGSILRHGQSGSGPARKRAGQGQGQDKPGTSPDGQIQDSGPL